CGTGAGCACCAGGCGATGCTCGCGGCGGTCAAGAAGGGCGACGACGTGATCACCGCCGGCGGCATTCGCGGCCGGGTCACCCGCGTCGTCGACGAGCGCGAGGTCGAGGTCGAGATCGCGCAGGGCGTCAAGGTCCGCGTGGTGAAGTCGACCCTCACCCAGATCATCAACCCGACCGCCAAGGTCGCGAACGACTGATGTTCGACCCGCCCAAGTGGAAGATCTGGTCGATCCTCCTGGTCATCGCCGTCGGCATCATCCTCGCCGTTCCGAGCTTCTTCCCGCGCGATCAGGTCGCCAAATGGCCCGCCTGGGCGCCCAAGACGCAGATCGCGCGCGGCCTCGACATCGCCGGCGGTAGCCAGCTTCTCCTCGAAGCCGATCTCGCCGACGCGACCCGCCAGCGCCTCTCGGCGATGGACGACAGCGTCACCCAGGAACTGCGCCGCGAGCCGCGCATCCAGGTCGGCGACATCTCCTCGTCGAACGGCCAGGTCAGCTTCATGCTGCGCGATCCGACCCAGCTCGACGCCGCGGTCGAGCGCGTCCGCACGCTGACCCAGGGCGTCGGCCTCACCGGCACCCGCACCTGGAACGTGTCGACGCAGGACGGCAACCGGGTGATCATGGTCCCGACGCCCGAGGGCAATGCCCAGGCGATCAAGGACGCGATGACCGTCGCCCGCGACGTCGTGCGCCGCCGGATCGATCCCTCGGGCACGCGCGAAATCACCGTCATCAACCAGGGCCAGAACCGGATCCTCGTCCAGGTCCCGGGCATCGACGATCCCGAGGCGTTGAAGCGCCTGATCGGCCAGACCGCCCGGCTCGAATTCAAGCTCGTCGACCAGAATGCCGACCAGGCCCAGGTCGCGCAGGGCCGCGCGCCCGCCGGCAGCCAGGTGCTCCCGCGCGCCGACGGCACCGGCTTCGTCGCGCTTCAGCGCCGGGTAATGGTCAGCGGCGAGGAAGTCGCCGACGCCAAGCAGGTGTTCGACCAGCAGTCGGGCGCCCCGGTCGTCTCGATCCGCTTCGACAGCTCGGGCGCGCGCCGCTTCGGCCGCACCACCACCGAGAACGTCAACAAGCCGTTCGCGATCGTCCTCGACAACAAGGTGATCTCGGTCGCCAACATCAACGAGCCGATCCTCGGCGGCAGCGCGCAGATCAGCGGCGGCTTCACCACGCAAAGCGCCAACGAGCTCGCCATCTCGCTCTCGTCGGGCAAGCTGCCGGTGAAGCTCGACGTCATCGAGGAACGCACCGTCTCGGCCGAGCTCGGCAACGATTCGATCCGCTCGGGCGCCATCGCCTCGGGCGTGGCGGTCCTCGCGGTGATGCTGTTCATGGTCATCACCTACGGCCGCTTCGGCTGGTATGCGAACCTCGGCCTCGTCATCAACACGCTGCTGATCCTCGGCGTGATGGGCCTCATCGGCTCGGCGCTGACCCTGCCCGGCATCGCCGGCTTCGTGCTCACCATCGGCGCGGCGGTCGACGCCAACGTGCTGATCAACGAGCGCATCCGCGAAGAGCAGCGCCGTGGCCGCAAGATCCTCGACGCGATCGAGACCGGCTACAAGGAAGCGTCCACCGCCATCTTCGACGCCAACATCACCAACGTCATCGCCGCGGCGATCATGTGGTATTTCGGCTCAGGGCCAGTGCGCGGCTTCGCGATCGTGCTGCTGATCGGCATCATCACCTCGGTCTTCACCGCGGTGAACTTCACCCGCCTTCTGGTCGCCCTCTGGGTCCGCAAGAAGCGTCCGCGCGAACTGCACATCTGAGGCGCCAAGCGATGAAACTCCTCAAGCTCGTCCCCGACAACACCAACATCGACTTCATGAAGGTGCGCAACATCGCCCTCGTGATCTCGATCATCCTGACCGTCGCCAGCCTGTCGCTGGTCGCGATCAAGGGCCTCAACCTCGGGATCGATTTCGTCGGTGGCCAGGTCGTTCGCGCGACCTTCGCCCAGCCGATCAACATCGAGGACCTGCGCGGGCGGATGAACGCGCTCGACGTCGGCGAAGCGAGCATCCAGGACTTCGGCGACAACCGCACCTACCAGGTCCGCCTGCCGAGCCCGCCCGACGCCAAGGCCTCGGCCGAGATCGTCGGCAAGGTCCGCACCGCGCTCCAGAACCAGTATCCGGGCGTCAAGGTCGGCGCCGGCGAAGCGGTATCCGGCAAGGTCAGCGAAGAGCTCGCCCGCGACGGCGCGCTGGCGCTCGGGC
This genomic window from Sphingomonas rosea contains:
- the yajC gene encoding preprotein translocase subunit YajC, producing the protein MQTFPFLLIFVIFYFLMIRPQQKRVREHQAMLAAVKKGDDVITAGGIRGRVTRVVDEREVEVEIAQGVKVRVVKSTLTQIINPTAKVAND
- the secD gene encoding protein translocase subunit SecD, whose translation is MFDPPKWKIWSILLVIAVGIILAVPSFFPRDQVAKWPAWAPKTQIARGLDIAGGSQLLLEADLADATRQRLSAMDDSVTQELRREPRIQVGDISSSNGQVSFMLRDPTQLDAAVERVRTLTQGVGLTGTRTWNVSTQDGNRVIMVPTPEGNAQAIKDAMTVARDVVRRRIDPSGTREITVINQGQNRILVQVPGIDDPEALKRLIGQTARLEFKLVDQNADQAQVAQGRAPAGSQVLPRADGTGFVALQRRVMVSGEEVADAKQVFDQQSGAPVVSIRFDSSGARRFGRTTTENVNKPFAIVLDNKVISVANINEPILGGSAQISGGFTTQSANELAISLSSGKLPVKLDVIEERTVSAELGNDSIRSGAIASGVAVLAVMLFMVITYGRFGWYANLGLVINTLLILGVMGLIGSALTLPGIAGFVLTIGAAVDANVLINERIREEQRRGRKILDAIETGYKEASTAIFDANITNVIAAAIMWYFGSGPVRGFAIVLLIGIITSVFTAVNFTRLLVALWVRKKRPRELHI